In Salmo trutta chromosome 37, fSalTru1.1, whole genome shotgun sequence, the following proteins share a genomic window:
- the csf3r gene encoding granulocyte colony-stimulating factor receptor isoform X3 produces the protein MASAWITMFATLLLAFVNGTKDEVHTSPSVRVHTSTPVVALGSPVTASCIIRDDCPLIKGAVWHLNHIVWHLNQRLIPSSPAAANESGRTSAAATNESGWISTVLYSVANQSGWNSTVFIPSFTDTKGYLTCCVLHTFPCQIVGAVEIRAGFPPPAPQNLSCLTNLTKPETLSCQWDPGQDTHLPTQYTLYTEIRDLPESNTYMLPPGVHHYKIPRTGFVLFSEIEIHVKAVNALGQATSTSLLLEPMESAKFDPPKVMKVQAEPNRYGCLRLSWGLSEQQAWVTTVTLEVRLKTANSKQWSEEPVPVPRLMRQRPMEVCRLLHGTEYHIQIRVRYHQSPWSEWSNSNTAVTLERAPTGRLDSWMKVSREQRQKSLSVHLFWKPSKQFRANGKILSYVVSRQRQPLKKGQLCVTLDSHCVFQLPRGARKVFLSAGNAAGTSSPTEVEVFQHRALAAVSDVNVLPHDERSLLVKWTSIHSSSVTGYVVEWRPLWKMDPSLILFDHIDRNQSSTLISESIEPYNPYGISVYPRYKDGIGLPQTVEAYSRQKAPSAAPSLRVREMLHSRIELTWEEIPLCQRNGIVQSYQIFYWDEQGNTKVVTAELEKRRVVLRELDRSSSYKAFIMVSTGGGSLNGSEVTLKTEPMDDLAIILIVISSGVGLSLLIIISVLVCFSTHERLKMCFWPKIPDPANSSIKRWTTLDSMQDIPPVEDMQESSLVYLSHLSLLDLPKKGLEKRDGEITDDPWCRCSDTSDLGESICGSPHALSPSYIGSHQHSVPYATVVFDSPYSIQPPSQAHAYLRSESTQPLLEEELEEPSSPKEYQNVPVHGTSGEQVSFRECLNDGPGRGELCILWDDFPLLRALAMNDVQSET, from the exons ATGGCATCAGCCTGGATAACAATGTTTGCCACGCTGCTGCTGGCATTTGTGAACGGAACGAAAGATG AGGTTCACACGTCTCCATCTGTGCGGGTACACACTTCCACCCCTGTGGTGGCCTTGGGGTCACCGGTGACTGCCTCTTGCATCATCAGAGATGACTGCCCACTCATAAAGGGGGCAGTCTGGCACCTCAACCACATTGTCTGGCACCTCAACCAACGCCTTATTCCCAGCAGTCCTGCAGCAGCCAATGAGAGTGGTAGAACCTCCGCAGCGGCCACCAATGAAAGTGGCTGGATCTCCACCGTTTTATATTCTGTGGCCAATCAGAGTGGCTGGAACTCAACAGTGTTTATACCTAGCTTCACGGACACCAAGGGATATCTCACGTGCTGTGTCCTCCACACCTTCCCGTGTCAGATCGTAGGAGCAGTGGAGATAAGAGCTGGAT TTCCACCCCCAGCACCACAGAACCTTAGCTGCCTGACTAACCTGACCAAACCGGAAACCCTCTCATGCCAATGGGACCCAGGACAGGACACCCACCTGCCCACACAGTACACTCTCTACACTGAGATCAG GGACTTACCAGAGAGCAACACGTACATGCTGCCGCCAGGGGTACATCACTACAAGATACCACGGACCGGCTTTGTTCTCTTCTCAGAGATAGAAATACATGTCAAGGCAGTGAATGCCTTGGGTCAAGCCACCTCAACATCTTTGCTTCTGGAGCCAATGGAATCAG CCAAGTTTGACCCTCCAAAAGTTATGAAGGTTCAAGCAGAGCCAAACAGGTATGGCTGCCTAAGGCTCAGCTGGGGTCTCTCTGAACAGCAAGCGTGGGTGACCACTGTGACCTTGGAGGTGCGACTGAAAACAGCAAACAGCAAGCAGTGGAGTGAAGAACCA GTCCCTGTGCCCCGCTTAATGCGCCAGAGACCCATGGAGGTGTGTCGTCTGCTTCACGGGACTGAGTACCACATCCAGATACGGGTCAGGTATCACCAGAGTCCATGGAGCGAATGGAGTAACAGCAATACTGCCGTCACGCTTGAGAGGG CTCCCACCGGACGACTCGACTCTTGGATGAAGGTTTCTAGGGAGCAGAGGCAAAAGTCTCTCAGTGTACACTTGTTTTGGAAG CCATCGAAGCAGTTCCGTGCCAATGGCAAGATCCTGTCCTATGTTGTCTCGCGCCAGAGACAACCCCTGAAAAAGGGACAGTTGTGCGTCACATTGGATAGCCACTGTGTTTTCCAGCTTCCCAGAGGGGCAAGGAAAGTGTTCCTCAGTGCCGGGAACGCTGCAGGGACATCCAGCCCCACGGAGGTGGAAGTGTTTCAACACAGAG ctCTGGCAGCAGTCTCTGACGTCaatgtccttcctcatgatgagAGATCACTACTGGTCAAGTGGACAAGCATACATTCATCCAGTGTCACAGGCTATGTTGTGGAGTGGAGGCCATTGTGGAAAATGGACCCTTCCCTCATCTTGTTTGACCACATTGACAGGAATCAATCCAGCACTCTAATATCAG AGAGCATTGAGCCATACAATCCCTATGGGATCTCTGTGTATCCAAGGTATAAGGACGGGATTGGCCTTCCTCAAACCGTTGAGGCGTACTCTAGACAAAAGG CCCCATCTGCCGCCCCAAGTCTGAGGGTGAGGGAGATGTTGCATTCTCGTATTGAGCTTACTTGGGAGGAGATTCCACTATGCCAGAGGAATGGGATCGTGCAGAGCTACCAGATCTTCTACTGGGATGAGCAGGGTAACACCAAAG TTGTGACTGCTGAGCTGGAAAAGAGGAGGGTGGTTCTACGAGAGCTCGACCGTTCATCCTCATACAAAGCCTTTATTATGGTTAGCACAGGTGGCGGGAGTCTGAACGGATCAGAGGTTACACTCAAAACTGAACCAATGG ACGACTTGGCTATCATCTTGATAGTTATTTCCTCTGGTGTTGGGCTGTCATTGCTCATCATTATCTCAGTTCTGGTCTGCTTCTCAACACATGAACG GTTGAAGATGTGCTTTTGGCCCAAGATCCCCGACCCTGCCAACAGCAGCATCAAAAGGTGGACCACATTGGATTCAATGCAG GATATACCCCCTGTTGAGGACATGCAGGAATCCAGCCTGGTCTATCTCTCCCATCTCAGCCTCCTGGACCTGCCCAAGAAGGGTCTCGAGAAGAGGGATGGCGAGATCACAGATGACCCCTGGTGCCGCTGCAGTGACACCAGTGACCTGGGCGAGTCCATTTGTGGCTCTCCCCATGCCCTCAGCCCTAGCTACATAGGGTCACACCAACACTCTGTTCCGTATGCCACTGTGGTCTTTGATAGCCCATACTCAATTCAGCCACCAAGCCAAGCCCATGCCTACCTGCGCTCAGAGTCCACACAGCCACTCCTGGAGGAGGAGCTCGAGGAGCCCTCTAGCCCAAAGGAGTACCAGAATGTTCCCGTCCATGGGACATCTGGGGAGCAAGTTTCCTTTAGAGAATGCCTGAATGACGGCCCAGGAAGGGGAGAGTTATGCATTCTTTGGGATGACTTTCCCTTGCTTAGGGCTTTGGCAATGAATGATGTTCAAAGTGAAACCTAA
- the csf3r gene encoding granulocyte colony-stimulating factor receptor isoform X2, with protein MQCTSTHSSSKSLISHLPLSQVCITMASAWITMFATLLLAFVNGTKDEVHTSPSVRVHTSTPVVALGSPVTASCIIRDDCPLIKGAVWHLNHIVWHLNQRLIPSSPAAANESGRTSAAATNESGWISTVLYSVANQSGWNSTVFIPSFTDTKGYLTCCVLHTFPCQIVGAVEIRAGFPPPAPQNLSCLTNLTKPETLSCQWDPGQDTHLPTQYTLYTEIRDLPESNTYMLPPGVHHYKIPRTGFVLFSEIEIHVKAVNALGQATSTSLLLEPMESAKFDPPKVMKVQAEPNRYGCLRLSWGLSEQQAWVTTVTLEVRLKTANSKQWSEEPVPVPRLMRQRPMEVCRLLHGTEYHIQIRVRYHQSPWSEWSNSNTAVTLERAPTGRLDSWMKVSREQRQKSLSVHLFWKPSKQFRANGKILSYVVSRQRQPLKKGQLCVTLDSHCVFQLPRGARKVFLSAGNAAGTSSPTEVEVFQHRALAAVSDVNVLPHDERSLLVKWTSIHSSSVTGYVVEWRPLWKMDPSLILFDHIDRNQSSTLISESIEPYNPYGISVYPRYKDGIGLPQTVEAYSRQKAPSAAPSLRVREMLHSRIELTWEEIPLCQRNGIVQSYQIFYWDEQVVTAELEKRRVVLRELDRSSSYKAFIMVSTGGGSLNGSEVTLKTEPMDDLAIILIVISSGVGLSLLIIISVLVCFSTHERLKMCFWPKIPDPANSSIKRWTTLDSMQDIPPVEDMQESSLVYLSHLSLLDLPKKGLEKRDGEITDDPWCRCSDTSDLGESICGSPHALSPSYIGSHQHSVPYATVVFDSPYSIQPPSQAHAYLRSESTQPLLEEELEEPSSPKEYQNVPVHGTSGEQVSFRECLNDGPGRGELCILWDDFPLLRALAMNDVQSET; from the exons ATGCAATGTACTTCCACCCATTCTTCTTCAAAATCACTCATTTCACATCTTCCCCTCTCACAGGTTTGTATCACCATGGCATCAGCCTGGATAACAATGTTTGCCACGCTGCTGCTGGCATTTGTGAACGGAACGAAAGATG AGGTTCACACGTCTCCATCTGTGCGGGTACACACTTCCACCCCTGTGGTGGCCTTGGGGTCACCGGTGACTGCCTCTTGCATCATCAGAGATGACTGCCCACTCATAAAGGGGGCAGTCTGGCACCTCAACCACATTGTCTGGCACCTCAACCAACGCCTTATTCCCAGCAGTCCTGCAGCAGCCAATGAGAGTGGTAGAACCTCCGCAGCGGCCACCAATGAAAGTGGCTGGATCTCCACCGTTTTATATTCTGTGGCCAATCAGAGTGGCTGGAACTCAACAGTGTTTATACCTAGCTTCACGGACACCAAGGGATATCTCACGTGCTGTGTCCTCCACACCTTCCCGTGTCAGATCGTAGGAGCAGTGGAGATAAGAGCTGGAT TTCCACCCCCAGCACCACAGAACCTTAGCTGCCTGACTAACCTGACCAAACCGGAAACCCTCTCATGCCAATGGGACCCAGGACAGGACACCCACCTGCCCACACAGTACACTCTCTACACTGAGATCAG GGACTTACCAGAGAGCAACACGTACATGCTGCCGCCAGGGGTACATCACTACAAGATACCACGGACCGGCTTTGTTCTCTTCTCAGAGATAGAAATACATGTCAAGGCAGTGAATGCCTTGGGTCAAGCCACCTCAACATCTTTGCTTCTGGAGCCAATGGAATCAG CCAAGTTTGACCCTCCAAAAGTTATGAAGGTTCAAGCAGAGCCAAACAGGTATGGCTGCCTAAGGCTCAGCTGGGGTCTCTCTGAACAGCAAGCGTGGGTGACCACTGTGACCTTGGAGGTGCGACTGAAAACAGCAAACAGCAAGCAGTGGAGTGAAGAACCA GTCCCTGTGCCCCGCTTAATGCGCCAGAGACCCATGGAGGTGTGTCGTCTGCTTCACGGGACTGAGTACCACATCCAGATACGGGTCAGGTATCACCAGAGTCCATGGAGCGAATGGAGTAACAGCAATACTGCCGTCACGCTTGAGAGGG CTCCCACCGGACGACTCGACTCTTGGATGAAGGTTTCTAGGGAGCAGAGGCAAAAGTCTCTCAGTGTACACTTGTTTTGGAAG CCATCGAAGCAGTTCCGTGCCAATGGCAAGATCCTGTCCTATGTTGTCTCGCGCCAGAGACAACCCCTGAAAAAGGGACAGTTGTGCGTCACATTGGATAGCCACTGTGTTTTCCAGCTTCCCAGAGGGGCAAGGAAAGTGTTCCTCAGTGCCGGGAACGCTGCAGGGACATCCAGCCCCACGGAGGTGGAAGTGTTTCAACACAGAG ctCTGGCAGCAGTCTCTGACGTCaatgtccttcctcatgatgagAGATCACTACTGGTCAAGTGGACAAGCATACATTCATCCAGTGTCACAGGCTATGTTGTGGAGTGGAGGCCATTGTGGAAAATGGACCCTTCCCTCATCTTGTTTGACCACATTGACAGGAATCAATCCAGCACTCTAATATCAG AGAGCATTGAGCCATACAATCCCTATGGGATCTCTGTGTATCCAAGGTATAAGGACGGGATTGGCCTTCCTCAAACCGTTGAGGCGTACTCTAGACAAAAGG CCCCATCTGCCGCCCCAAGTCTGAGGGTGAGGGAGATGTTGCATTCTCGTATTGAGCTTACTTGGGAGGAGATTCCACTATGCCAGAGGAATGGGATCGTGCAGAGCTACCAGATCTTCTACTGGGATGAGCAGG TTGTGACTGCTGAGCTGGAAAAGAGGAGGGTGGTTCTACGAGAGCTCGACCGTTCATCCTCATACAAAGCCTTTATTATGGTTAGCACAGGTGGCGGGAGTCTGAACGGATCAGAGGTTACACTCAAAACTGAACCAATGG ACGACTTGGCTATCATCTTGATAGTTATTTCCTCTGGTGTTGGGCTGTCATTGCTCATCATTATCTCAGTTCTGGTCTGCTTCTCAACACATGAACG GTTGAAGATGTGCTTTTGGCCCAAGATCCCCGACCCTGCCAACAGCAGCATCAAAAGGTGGACCACATTGGATTCAATGCAG GATATACCCCCTGTTGAGGACATGCAGGAATCCAGCCTGGTCTATCTCTCCCATCTCAGCCTCCTGGACCTGCCCAAGAAGGGTCTCGAGAAGAGGGATGGCGAGATCACAGATGACCCCTGGTGCCGCTGCAGTGACACCAGTGACCTGGGCGAGTCCATTTGTGGCTCTCCCCATGCCCTCAGCCCTAGCTACATAGGGTCACACCAACACTCTGTTCCGTATGCCACTGTGGTCTTTGATAGCCCATACTCAATTCAGCCACCAAGCCAAGCCCATGCCTACCTGCGCTCAGAGTCCACACAGCCACTCCTGGAGGAGGAGCTCGAGGAGCCCTCTAGCCCAAAGGAGTACCAGAATGTTCCCGTCCATGGGACATCTGGGGAGCAAGTTTCCTTTAGAGAATGCCTGAATGACGGCCCAGGAAGGGGAGAGTTATGCATTCTTTGGGATGACTTTCCCTTGCTTAGGGCTTTGGCAATGAATGATGTTCAAAGTGAAACCTAA
- the csf3r gene encoding granulocyte colony-stimulating factor receptor isoform X1 gives MQCTSTHSSSKSLISHLPLSQVCITMASAWITMFATLLLAFVNGTKDEVHTSPSVRVHTSTPVVALGSPVTASCIIRDDCPLIKGAVWHLNHIVWHLNQRLIPSSPAAANESGRTSAAATNESGWISTVLYSVANQSGWNSTVFIPSFTDTKGYLTCCVLHTFPCQIVGAVEIRAGFPPPAPQNLSCLTNLTKPETLSCQWDPGQDTHLPTQYTLYTEIRDLPESNTYMLPPGVHHYKIPRTGFVLFSEIEIHVKAVNALGQATSTSLLLEPMESAKFDPPKVMKVQAEPNRYGCLRLSWGLSEQQAWVTTVTLEVRLKTANSKQWSEEPVPVPRLMRQRPMEVCRLLHGTEYHIQIRVRYHQSPWSEWSNSNTAVTLERAPTGRLDSWMKVSREQRQKSLSVHLFWKPSKQFRANGKILSYVVSRQRQPLKKGQLCVTLDSHCVFQLPRGARKVFLSAGNAAGTSSPTEVEVFQHRALAAVSDVNVLPHDERSLLVKWTSIHSSSVTGYVVEWRPLWKMDPSLILFDHIDRNQSSTLISESIEPYNPYGISVYPRYKDGIGLPQTVEAYSRQKAPSAAPSLRVREMLHSRIELTWEEIPLCQRNGIVQSYQIFYWDEQGNTKVVTAELEKRRVVLRELDRSSSYKAFIMVSTGGGSLNGSEVTLKTEPMDDLAIILIVISSGVGLSLLIIISVLVCFSTHERLKMCFWPKIPDPANSSIKRWTTLDSMQDIPPVEDMQESSLVYLSHLSLLDLPKKGLEKRDGEITDDPWCRCSDTSDLGESICGSPHALSPSYIGSHQHSVPYATVVFDSPYSIQPPSQAHAYLRSESTQPLLEEELEEPSSPKEYQNVPVHGTSGEQVSFRECLNDGPGRGELCILWDDFPLLRALAMNDVQSET, from the exons ATGCAATGTACTTCCACCCATTCTTCTTCAAAATCACTCATTTCACATCTTCCCCTCTCACAGGTTTGTATCACCATGGCATCAGCCTGGATAACAATGTTTGCCACGCTGCTGCTGGCATTTGTGAACGGAACGAAAGATG AGGTTCACACGTCTCCATCTGTGCGGGTACACACTTCCACCCCTGTGGTGGCCTTGGGGTCACCGGTGACTGCCTCTTGCATCATCAGAGATGACTGCCCACTCATAAAGGGGGCAGTCTGGCACCTCAACCACATTGTCTGGCACCTCAACCAACGCCTTATTCCCAGCAGTCCTGCAGCAGCCAATGAGAGTGGTAGAACCTCCGCAGCGGCCACCAATGAAAGTGGCTGGATCTCCACCGTTTTATATTCTGTGGCCAATCAGAGTGGCTGGAACTCAACAGTGTTTATACCTAGCTTCACGGACACCAAGGGATATCTCACGTGCTGTGTCCTCCACACCTTCCCGTGTCAGATCGTAGGAGCAGTGGAGATAAGAGCTGGAT TTCCACCCCCAGCACCACAGAACCTTAGCTGCCTGACTAACCTGACCAAACCGGAAACCCTCTCATGCCAATGGGACCCAGGACAGGACACCCACCTGCCCACACAGTACACTCTCTACACTGAGATCAG GGACTTACCAGAGAGCAACACGTACATGCTGCCGCCAGGGGTACATCACTACAAGATACCACGGACCGGCTTTGTTCTCTTCTCAGAGATAGAAATACATGTCAAGGCAGTGAATGCCTTGGGTCAAGCCACCTCAACATCTTTGCTTCTGGAGCCAATGGAATCAG CCAAGTTTGACCCTCCAAAAGTTATGAAGGTTCAAGCAGAGCCAAACAGGTATGGCTGCCTAAGGCTCAGCTGGGGTCTCTCTGAACAGCAAGCGTGGGTGACCACTGTGACCTTGGAGGTGCGACTGAAAACAGCAAACAGCAAGCAGTGGAGTGAAGAACCA GTCCCTGTGCCCCGCTTAATGCGCCAGAGACCCATGGAGGTGTGTCGTCTGCTTCACGGGACTGAGTACCACATCCAGATACGGGTCAGGTATCACCAGAGTCCATGGAGCGAATGGAGTAACAGCAATACTGCCGTCACGCTTGAGAGGG CTCCCACCGGACGACTCGACTCTTGGATGAAGGTTTCTAGGGAGCAGAGGCAAAAGTCTCTCAGTGTACACTTGTTTTGGAAG CCATCGAAGCAGTTCCGTGCCAATGGCAAGATCCTGTCCTATGTTGTCTCGCGCCAGAGACAACCCCTGAAAAAGGGACAGTTGTGCGTCACATTGGATAGCCACTGTGTTTTCCAGCTTCCCAGAGGGGCAAGGAAAGTGTTCCTCAGTGCCGGGAACGCTGCAGGGACATCCAGCCCCACGGAGGTGGAAGTGTTTCAACACAGAG ctCTGGCAGCAGTCTCTGACGTCaatgtccttcctcatgatgagAGATCACTACTGGTCAAGTGGACAAGCATACATTCATCCAGTGTCACAGGCTATGTTGTGGAGTGGAGGCCATTGTGGAAAATGGACCCTTCCCTCATCTTGTTTGACCACATTGACAGGAATCAATCCAGCACTCTAATATCAG AGAGCATTGAGCCATACAATCCCTATGGGATCTCTGTGTATCCAAGGTATAAGGACGGGATTGGCCTTCCTCAAACCGTTGAGGCGTACTCTAGACAAAAGG CCCCATCTGCCGCCCCAAGTCTGAGGGTGAGGGAGATGTTGCATTCTCGTATTGAGCTTACTTGGGAGGAGATTCCACTATGCCAGAGGAATGGGATCGTGCAGAGCTACCAGATCTTCTACTGGGATGAGCAGGGTAACACCAAAG TTGTGACTGCTGAGCTGGAAAAGAGGAGGGTGGTTCTACGAGAGCTCGACCGTTCATCCTCATACAAAGCCTTTATTATGGTTAGCACAGGTGGCGGGAGTCTGAACGGATCAGAGGTTACACTCAAAACTGAACCAATGG ACGACTTGGCTATCATCTTGATAGTTATTTCCTCTGGTGTTGGGCTGTCATTGCTCATCATTATCTCAGTTCTGGTCTGCTTCTCAACACATGAACG GTTGAAGATGTGCTTTTGGCCCAAGATCCCCGACCCTGCCAACAGCAGCATCAAAAGGTGGACCACATTGGATTCAATGCAG GATATACCCCCTGTTGAGGACATGCAGGAATCCAGCCTGGTCTATCTCTCCCATCTCAGCCTCCTGGACCTGCCCAAGAAGGGTCTCGAGAAGAGGGATGGCGAGATCACAGATGACCCCTGGTGCCGCTGCAGTGACACCAGTGACCTGGGCGAGTCCATTTGTGGCTCTCCCCATGCCCTCAGCCCTAGCTACATAGGGTCACACCAACACTCTGTTCCGTATGCCACTGTGGTCTTTGATAGCCCATACTCAATTCAGCCACCAAGCCAAGCCCATGCCTACCTGCGCTCAGAGTCCACACAGCCACTCCTGGAGGAGGAGCTCGAGGAGCCCTCTAGCCCAAAGGAGTACCAGAATGTTCCCGTCCATGGGACATCTGGGGAGCAAGTTTCCTTTAGAGAATGCCTGAATGACGGCCCAGGAAGGGGAGAGTTATGCATTCTTTGGGATGACTTTCCCTTGCTTAGGGCTTTGGCAATGAATGATGTTCAAAGTGAAACCTAA